Below is a genomic region from Catenuloplanes atrovinosus.
TGGCGATGCTGCACATCCTGATGATCCCGCACACGCTCGGGCGCGCGATCCTGGTCGGCACCAGCACCCCGGCCTCCTAGGAACCGGATCAACGCGGCCCGACCGCACCACGCCGCAGCTTCGCATCCCGCACCGCCTCGCGATCTCGCGCCGCCCTCAGGATCTCCGCCGGGCTCGGGATCTCGCGCCGGGCTCGGGATCTTGCGCCGGGCTCGGGATCTTGCGCCGGGCTCGGGATCTTGCGCCGGGCTCGGGATCTTGCGCCGGGCTCGGGATCTCGCGCCGGGCTCGGGATCTCGCGCCGGGCTCGGGATCTCGCGCCGGGCTCGGGATCTCGCGCCGGGCTCGGGATCTCGCGCCGCCCTCGAAATCTCCCGCCGGGCTCGAAATCTCGTGCTGCGGCTCAGAATCTCGCGCCGCAGCGTGGAATCTCACGCCCCGCCGATATTGGGCGCCGCGACTCGATATTCCGTGCTGCGGCCCGGCACTCGCGGCCGCGACCCGCATCTCCGGCCGCGAGTGGTAGCTGGTGCCGGATCCGCCGTTCCGTGCCGAGCCTGGTGTCCCGTGCGCCGTGCCGCGTCCGGTGTTACGTGCCGCAGCTGGTATCCGCGCTGCGATCGGTATCCCGCGCGGTGGCCGGCGGCCGGCACGGCCGACCTCCGGCCTCGTGACCGGCATCCGGCCCACTGACCGACCTCCGGCCGTGACCGACCTCCGGCCCACTGGCCGGCACCGGGGCCCACTGGCCGGCACCGGGCCCACTGGCCGGCACCGGGCCCACTGGCCGGCACCGGGCCCACTGGCCGGCACCGGGCCCACTGGCCGGCACCGGGCCCACTGGCCGGCATTCGGCCCCCGTGACCGGCCCCCGGCCCCCGGCCTCCCACGTCGATGCGGGCTGAGCCCGGTCAGGCGATGACCGGGTCGTTCAGGAACGTCCGGGCGAACGCGACCAACTCGTCCGGCCGGTCCGCGTGGAACCGCAGCTCCGTGACGCCCTCCTCGCGTCCCTTCGGCAGGTCGAGCGTCACCGGTGCGCGGAACACCACGTCGACCGCGGTGAGGCTGCTCATCGCGATGCTCACCACGTCGCCGGCGCGCTGCACGGTGTCGCTCTCCATCAGGTAGCGGCTGTGTGCCCGTACCGTCTCGATGGTGTCCCAGGGCAGGTCCAGCGTGAGCGTGTGCGAGTTGCGGACGCGCAGGCCGGACGGGCCGACCACGTGGCGGTGGGTGACCAGGTTCGCCGCGAGGCCGATCATCCAGAGCAGGCCCCAGACGCCGAGCACCAGCGCGACCGTGCGCAGCCACTCCCAGTCCGGCAGGAAGTGGCGCAGGGCCAGGTCGACCGCGACGATGTCGATCGCTGACACCACGATGAACACGCCGAGCACCGGCGCGACCGGGCGGACGTAGCCGAAGTCGCGCGCGCCCGGCTCCATCGGCATCGGACGACGGAACGTGAGCCGGTAGAGACTCACCCAGAGGGCGATCTCCCAGCGAACGACCTTCCTGACCAGCTCGATCATCTCACCCTCCCCGTTTTGCGTTGCACTCGTAATGTAAAAGACCGCCACGTGGGGTGTCAATACGACTGCAATGTGAAAACATGGGCCGCGTGCCGAAGAGGGTCGACCACGCCGAACGCCGGGAACTGATCGTCGAGGCGCTGATGCGCGTCGCCGCGAGCGGCGGACTGGAGGCGATCAGCCTGCGGCACGTGGCCGCGGAGGCCGGCGTCACCACCGGCATGGTGCAGCACTACTTCGCCACCAAGGACGACCTGATGCGGTTCGCGCTGCACGGCATCATGGAGCGCACCACCGCCCGGGTCAACGCGGCCATGGCCCGGCTGCCGCAACCCCTCACCCCGGCCGACACGGTACGGACGCTGCTGACCACGCTGCTGCCGCTGGACGAGGAGCGCCGCGCGGACGGCCGGGTCGGCCTGGCGTTCCTCGCCTACGCCGCGGTCGAGCCGTCCGCGGCCGAACTGCTGCGCGACAGCACCCGGCAGATGGCCGCGTTCATGGCCGACCAGATCCGCGCGGCGCGGGCCGCCGGTGAGGCGTCCGCGACCGTGGACGCCGAGGCCGCGGGCGCCGGGCTGCTGGCCGCCATGGAGGGGCTGTCCATCTACGTCCTGGGCGGCTACTACACGCCCGAGACCGCGCTGCGCGCGCTGGACGCCCACCTGACCATGATCTTCACGTCCCGGCCGGCGTGACGGGGATTACCACGCGTTGGCAATAATCCGCGTGCGCATCTAATCTGGCGAACCGACACGATGTCCACGCCCCGGGAAGCGAGACCGCCGTGACCGCACGCCTGTTCGAGCCGATCACCCTGCCCACGGCGGACGGCGCCGGGCTGCGCGTCCGCAACCGCGCGTTCGTGGCGCCGATGTGCCAGTACGCGATCGACGCCGAGGACGGCGTACCCACCGACTGGCACCTGGTCCACCTCGGCGCGTTCGCGTCCGGCGGCTTCGGGCTGGTCGTCACGGAGGCCACCGCGGTCGAGGCCCGCGGCCGCATCTCGCCGCGCGACGCCGGCCTGTGGAACGACGCACAGCGGGACGCGCACGCCCGGATCGTCCGCTTCGCGCACGCGCGGGGCGCGGCGGCCGGCGTCCAGCTCGCCCACGCCGGCGGCAAGGGCTCCACGTACCCGTCGCTGCCCGGCCGCCCGCTCGGCACCGTGCCGGCCGCAGAGCGCGGCTGGCCCACGGTCAGCGCCGTGGACGGGCCGGTCCAGCCCGGGCTCGCGCCGGCGACCGCGCTCGACG
It encodes:
- a CDS encoding TetR/AcrR family transcriptional regulator; the encoded protein is MGRVPKRVDHAERRELIVEALMRVAASGGLEAISLRHVAAEAGVTTGMVQHYFATKDDLMRFALHGIMERTTARVNAAMARLPQPLTPADTVRTLLTTLLPLDEERRADGRVGLAFLAYAAVEPSAAELLRDSTRQMAAFMADQIRAARAAGEASATVDAEAAGAGLLAAMEGLSIYVLGGYYTPETALRALDAHLTMIFTSRPA